The following are encoded in a window of Nostoc sp. UHCC 0302 genomic DNA:
- a CDS encoding SNF2 helicase-associated domain-containing protein produces MKILHGTWIPNTETGFIESGSFYLWVETSAFKKSRTNAQRIHPGHLGQEELIAFLVQELGIKEPSTQLSKRIGAKYFALPTINNQPLPSPELIKYLEIEYPESYESFQYWQVDTYETVTLAKNEQALNVIKLLKDIHFLALYNAETFQMGSDLLFWYHYSQAFKQVITKDQFIPALKYRQLLPKKTTNKKGKQQNSQPNLEIYATWEIISEQYEANIQTYVDYMPLICVAGATKHSPNIEFFSKETLLRHFSEFVLDNLVTHTPSTAAFDKQIADSLIQYCFYPRQHNPLTINTAIEEYRQWLAWKTKITRTQADSPFHLCFQLHSPNAEQIDNWQIQFLVASKQDPSFKLALTDYWTGNQKTKTSIHKNFGKDFETNLLLNLGYAARMYPKLWQGLETERPTAMQLTLEEAFDFLKESAWVLEDSGFKVIVPSWYTPAGRRRAKIRLKASTRKLAATKGETKSYFGLDSLVQYQHELAIGEQVVTPMEWEQLINAKAPLVHFRGQWMELDREKMQQLIEFWHSHGDEQPQMTLLEFLQRSAEASVRG; encoded by the coding sequence ATGAAAATCCTTCATGGCACTTGGATACCAAATACGGAGACTGGCTTTATTGAGTCAGGGTCTTTTTACTTATGGGTAGAAACTTCCGCATTCAAAAAAAGCCGCACTAATGCTCAACGAATTCATCCGGGACATTTGGGGCAAGAGGAATTAATCGCTTTTTTAGTCCAGGAATTAGGAATTAAAGAACCATCAACTCAATTAAGCAAACGCATAGGAGCTAAATACTTTGCTTTGCCAACTATCAATAATCAGCCCTTACCCTCACCAGAATTAATCAAGTATTTAGAAATTGAGTATCCAGAAAGCTATGAATCATTTCAATATTGGCAAGTAGATACTTATGAAACCGTTACCCTCGCCAAAAATGAACAAGCGCTGAACGTTATTAAGTTGCTAAAGGATATTCATTTTTTAGCGCTATACAATGCTGAGACGTTTCAAATGGGTTCTGACCTGTTATTTTGGTATCATTATTCTCAAGCTTTCAAACAAGTAATTACTAAAGACCAATTTATTCCCGCACTAAAATATCGTCAGTTATTACCGAAAAAAACTACTAATAAAAAAGGTAAACAACAGAACTCACAGCCCAATCTGGAAATTTATGCTACCTGGGAAATTATTTCCGAGCAATATGAAGCAAATATTCAAACTTATGTTGACTATATGCCGCTCATTTGTGTGGCAGGTGCAACGAAACATAGCCCGAATATCGAGTTTTTTAGTAAAGAAACATTGTTGCGTCACTTTTCAGAATTTGTACTTGATAATTTAGTGACTCACACGCCGTCTACAGCTGCTTTTGATAAACAGATTGCTGATTCTCTGATTCAATATTGCTTTTATCCTCGTCAGCATAACCCTTTAACAATAAATACTGCCATAGAAGAATATCGGCAATGGTTGGCTTGGAAAACTAAAATTACTCGTACCCAAGCTGACTCACCTTTTCATCTCTGCTTCCAGTTGCACTCCCCCAACGCCGAACAAATAGACAATTGGCAGATTCAATTTTTAGTAGCTAGCAAACAAGACCCTTCCTTCAAGCTGGCGTTGACTGACTACTGGACAGGGAATCAAAAAACTAAAACTAGTATACATAAGAATTTTGGCAAAGATTTTGAAACTAATTTGTTGTTAAATTTAGGGTATGCAGCACGAATGTATCCTAAGCTGTGGCAAGGGTTAGAGACAGAGCGCCCAACAGCAATGCAGCTGACTTTAGAAGAAGCGTTCGACTTCCTCAAAGAAAGTGCTTGGGTGTTAGAAGATTCCGGATTTAAGGTGATTGTACCTTCTTGGTATACTCCTGCTGGTCGTCGTCGTGCCAAAATTCGTTTGAAAGCATCTACTCGTAAACTAGCAGCAACTAAGGGAGAAACAAAAAGCTATTTCGGCTTAGATTCACTGGTGCAGTATCAGCATGAATTAGCAATTGGAGAACAAGTTGTCACACCTATGGAGTGGGAACAACTGATTAACGCTAAAGCTCCTTTAGTGCATTTTCGCGGTCAATGGATGGAACTTGACCGAGAGAAAATGCAACAGTTAATTGAATTTTGGCACTCTCATGGGGATGAACAACCCCAAATGACTTTACTGGAGTTTTTGCAACGCAGTGCTGAAGCATCGGTGAGAGGTTAG
- a CDS encoding IS4 family transposase, with product MPKAAKRNSDHAQKHNTPTIDNEAIASHLEELLTPAIFAQQKYYKQLGLRDRIINLSFMVAAVLTLLWRQVPGVQELTRLLAREDLLWCRSRIIAQQSLSERFLVFPSELFERVFKDLLPQLQLNWQRRLKRPLPDSVKFALLNFERIWIADGSTLEALFRKLKSLEDLKTGQLAGKICTVIDLVNRLPIEVWFHTNPAASETNFEAPLLKLLPAKTLILLDRGFYHFHFLQQLINQEVHFITRLKAKASIKYLKIFSYDHSVKDRLIQLGTVRRGAPVLTLRLIEIKVGKTSYSYITSVLDPQILPPYVVADLYRRRWRVEEAFYVVKRLLGLSYLWTGSINGVKLQVWATWLFYAVLVDLGDAVADELSLPFDRISLEMIFRGLYHFSVAYDKGKADDPIKYFAAKENQDLGVVKALRKPVSKLDLSPFPAPS from the coding sequence ATGCCCAAAGCTGCAAAACGAAACTCCGACCACGCGCAAAAGCATAATACTCCTACCATAGATAATGAAGCGATTGCGTCGCATTTAGAAGAGTTACTAACTCCAGCTATCTTTGCTCAACAAAAATACTATAAGCAGTTAGGTTTACGAGATAGAATTATCAACCTATCCTTCATGGTAGCAGCAGTATTAACTTTATTGTGGCGACAAGTTCCTGGAGTTCAAGAATTAACAAGGCTTTTAGCAAGAGAAGATTTATTGTGGTGTCGTTCTAGAATAATTGCTCAACAATCTCTTTCTGAAAGATTTTTAGTATTCCCATCTGAATTATTTGAGCGAGTATTTAAAGATTTACTACCTCAGTTACAACTTAATTGGCAACGACGGCTGAAGCGACCACTTCCTGATAGTGTTAAATTTGCACTTCTTAATTTTGAACGAATTTGGATAGCTGACGGGTCTACATTAGAAGCCTTATTCCGAAAGCTAAAAAGCCTAGAAGACTTGAAAACAGGTCAATTAGCAGGAAAGATTTGTACAGTTATTGATTTAGTCAATCGCTTACCTATTGAAGTTTGGTTTCACACTAATCCTGCTGCATCAGAAACTAACTTTGAAGCTCCATTGCTGAAACTACTACCTGCTAAAACTCTGATCTTACTTGATAGAGGTTTTTATCATTTCCACTTTTTACAACAACTCATTAACCAAGAAGTTCATTTTATTACTCGTTTAAAAGCCAAAGCATCTATTAAGTACTTAAAAATTTTCAGCTATGACCATTCAGTTAAAGACCGATTGATTCAACTTGGAACTGTTCGTCGTGGTGCACCAGTGCTTACTTTACGTTTAATAGAAATTAAGGTTGGTAAAACTAGCTATTCTTATATTACTTCTGTCCTCGACCCACAAATCTTACCTCCTTACGTTGTCGCAGATTTATATCGCCGAAGATGGAGAGTTGAAGAAGCTTTTTACGTGGTCAAGCGTTTATTGGGACTGTCATATTTATGGACTGGTTCTATTAATGGTGTGAAGTTACAAGTGTGGGCAACTTGGCTCTTTTATGCAGTATTGGTTGACTTGGGAGATGCGGTTGCAGACGAATTATCTTTGCCATTTGACCGCATTTCTTTAGAGATGATTTTTCGTGGTTTATATCATTTTAGTGTCGCCTATGATAAAGGTAAGGCGGATGACCCAATTAAGTACTTCGCTGCCAAAGAAAATCAAGATTTAGGAGTAGTTAAAGCCCTGCGAAAACCAGTCTCCAAGCTGGATTTATCGCCTTTTCCCGCACCCTCTTGA
- a CDS encoding SWIM zinc finger family protein, translated as MAKFSRTWWGDRFIQALEAFTDDNRLKRGRSYASGGKVKSFEIELNKITAKVKGSVNPYFGVYKEPTYNITIEITPISNTRWSQVIPKLSSKASIVSRLLLNEVPENIEDTFSALGLHLLPHSSKDFQTKCSCPDYANPCKHIAGVYYLVASQLDNNPFLLFELRGLSKAELQSKLAESPLGKALSEELNAKEIALDSSTSLYTKLEKQSLSQMPNAREFWLGTKRLPSTIEVAPISSVSAILIKKQGDFPDFWHNDASFIETMEELYQRVKTKNQNLI; from the coding sequence ATGGCGAAATTCAGCCGGACTTGGTGGGGCGATCGCTTTATTCAAGCACTAGAAGCTTTTACTGATGATAACCGACTCAAAAGAGGACGTTCTTATGCTAGCGGCGGCAAGGTAAAAAGCTTTGAAATTGAGCTAAATAAAATTACTGCTAAAGTCAAAGGTTCAGTTAACCCCTACTTTGGAGTTTATAAAGAACCAACTTACAATATAACAATTGAGATTACACCAATTTCCAATACGCGTTGGAGTCAAGTCATCCCAAAACTTTCATCTAAAGCTAGCATTGTCTCTCGTCTTTTACTAAATGAAGTTCCAGAAAATATTGAAGATACTTTTTCCGCTTTAGGACTGCACTTATTACCTCATAGTAGTAAGGACTTTCAAACCAAATGTTCTTGTCCAGATTATGCTAATCCCTGCAAACATATTGCTGGAGTTTACTATTTAGTAGCCTCACAACTTGATAATAATCCTTTTTTGTTATTTGAATTACGGGGATTATCAAAAGCAGAACTTCAGTCTAAATTAGCTGAGTCTCCCTTGGGGAAAGCTTTATCTGAAGAACTAAATGCTAAAGAAATTGCTTTAGACTCCTCTACTTCACTTTACACTAAACTAGAAAAGCAATCTCTTAGCCAAATGCCAAATGCTAGGGAGTTTTGGTTAGGGACAAAGCGCTTACCCTCAACTATAGAAGTTGCACCTATAAGCAGTGTCTCAGCAATTTTAATTAAAAAACAAGGTGATTTTCCTGATTTTTGGCATAATGATGCTTCCTTTATTGAAACGATGGAAGAACTCTATCAGCGAGTGAAAACCAAAAATCAGAACTTGATTTAA
- a CDS encoding VOC family protein → MKINSYLNFNGTCETAFKFYEQCLGGKIVMMLTHGDAPTAEHIPADWHDKIMHVCLELGDRLLMGSDSPPGYFETPQGFYVQISVDEPAEAERVFYVLAEKGKVKMPIAQTFWSVRFGMLVDQFGIPWMINCQETA, encoded by the coding sequence ATGAAAATCAATTCTTATCTCAATTTTAACGGCACCTGTGAAACGGCATTCAAATTCTACGAACAATGTCTAGGCGGCAAAATCGTGATGATGCTCACTCATGGGGATGCTCCTACAGCAGAACATATACCTGCCGATTGGCATGACAAAATTATGCACGTCTGCCTTGAACTAGGCGATCGCCTCTTGATGGGGTCTGACAGCCCGCCTGGGTATTTTGAAACACCCCAAGGCTTCTATGTACAAATCAGCGTTGACGAGCCAGCAGAAGCAGAACGTGTCTTCTATGTCCTGGCAGAAAAAGGAAAAGTGAAGATGCCGATTGCTCAAACCTTCTGGTCTGTTCGCTTTGGGATGTTGGTTGATCAATTTGGTATTCCCTGGATGATCAACTGCCAGGAGACTGCTTGA